GCCTTCGTTCAGCACCTCCCATGGAATCACTACCTCAGGCAGGTAAATCCAGAGAGATTGCAGAGTTCCAGAGTGCTGGCACCACCCTGCCCCGCtccctgagcacacacacatcaattgcacagacacacagacacgtTTGCCCAGCCCTTGTTCCAATCCCTCTCTTCCCAATCTAGTTCTTGGGAGCACCGTGCCCCTGAGTGCCCAGGGCGAAGTCCACGGCCTGGTGCACGCTGTGGAAGAGCAGCTGGTCCTCCCCCTGCTTGAAGAACTCCCCTCggagcagggagctcctgaCAGAAGGGTTGCACTGGGCCAGCAGCACGTGGACGTCGATGTCCCTGTAGTCCTTGCAGACCTCCTTGAGCGTGCGGATGCCGGCCGTGTCCAGGAACTGCACGGCGCAGCAGTCGATCACGATGGTGTGGAACCCCACGGGCTccgaccccaaatccatggggaTGCTGCTCTGCTTGTCCCCAgacccttcctccttctccttgagctttcttttctctgctttcttcttgGCTGCCTTCACCCACACGGGGTTGACCCCAGTTTGCTTGTAGAGGGTGGATTTGAAGCACTCCTTGTTGATGTAGTAGATGGGGGCCTCAAAGCGGAACACCACCACGCCAGGCTTGGTTTGCAGGTTCTTGTAGGCAGAGAGGGACTCGTAGGTCTCCGACTCggccacccagcccagcagcgGCGCCTCGGGCCGCTGGGTGCGGAAGATGACGCAGAGCATGGAGAAGCAAACCCCCACCAGGAGCCCGATCTCGGTGCTGATGAGCGCCGTGGCCGCCATGGTGACCCCCCAGATCACCGTGTCCACCCTGCTCAGGTGCCACATCTTGGGCAGGTCCCTGAACTTGCACAGGGCCCCGCGGAGGTTGACGATGGTTATGACGGCGAGGACGCATTTCTGCAGGGAGTAGAACAAAGGGGCGATCACGAGGAGGACCAGGAGGATCACCAGGCTGGTCACCATGCCGGACATTTGGGTCCTGCAGCCCGTGGACTCCTTGACCAGGGTCTTGGCCAGAGCAGCGCTGGTCGTGAAGCAGTGGAAGAAGGAGGGGATGATGTTGCAGAAGCCGATGGCGTACATCTCCTGGTTGGCCCTCACGGAGTAGCCGTGCTTCTTGGCAAACATCTCCGAGAGGGACACGGTGATGGCAAAGCCAATGACGGCAATGGGGATGGCATCCAACGCCACGTTGGGAATCAGGGTCCAGACTGGAGGGCGCGGGGGCAGAAACCCCGTGGGGATGTGCCCAGAAATGCTGGAGCTGTAGGTCTCCTTCAGCCTCCCAAAGTGAGATGCCAGAGTGGCTGCCACAACCACGAAGAGCTCCACCGGAACCGGAGCCTTGAGCTTGGATTTGAAGCGCTCGTTAAGCTCTTTGGCTGGGATGAGCACCAGGAAGCACAGGAAGCTGGTGATGAGGTCACAGATGTTGGTGTGGTGGACGTTCCTGAAGATGTTTATCCAGGTGGTGAAGAGGGAGCCCACGCCCCCGCTCCGAGGAATGTCCAGGCCCAGCAGGTACTTGACTTGTGAGGTCAGGACAGTGATGGAGGCCCCCGTGACAAACCCACTCAGCAGCGAATCCGACAGGTACACGGAGACAAAGCCCACCTGGAAGAAGCCCATGGCCACCTGGAAGGAACCAACCACACACAACATGTCAGGacacaaatcccacagattttgTCAGCTGGGATAAAAACACCCAACATCGTGCACGGCCCTGGAGGATGAGGCATGGTCTGAGCAAGGAGAAAAGTCTCCAGTATTCAAACCAGGCTTTTTGGGGGATCTTCATCCCCTGAACAAATGTTTATTGTCTGCTCTGCTAATTACcctggtggggaaaaaaagaaaagaaaacctagGGGAAAAATCCAAAGCCCACATTTGAAATACTGCCTGCTCTTGccatttctctttcagttcCTCTAAACTCTGTGAACTTTGCAAGGATCTAAAACTTTCCTGGTGGCCTTTGTCTGCCTTGCACTGGAGTTCAGAGCCTGCAATAAAACCACAGCTTGTGGGGTGACATGTCCTTTGCACAGCAGAAAGTTTGGTGCCTCTGACTCAAAGTCTATGAGCTGCAAACTCCTCTGCTGCAGATCATAAAAATAGAGATAACCGGGAACTCCATAAGAATTTCAAAGAATTACTGAAGATAAGGCAGGTTTGGAACCTGGACTGG
This genomic interval from Haemorhous mexicanus isolate bHaeMex1 chromosome 15, bHaeMex1.pri, whole genome shotgun sequence contains the following:
- the SLC26A2 gene encoding sulfate transporter, giving the protein MAAMTETNHMYEVMEGPEGDDAKCSFHHTMFLEPQEKKRNMKALLVKQAKETCSCTPAKVKDCVLGFFPILQWLPKYNLREYLLGDVMSGVIVGVLLVPQSIAYSLLAGLQPIYGLYTSFFSCIIYCIFGTSRHISVSIFGVVCLMLGQVVDREVERAGYQLEPAVPSALPGPGGHGNGTGNGTEPLCDSGCYAIAVAATLTFISGVYQVAMGFFQVGFVSVYLSDSLLSGFVTGASITVLTSQVKYLLGLDIPRSGGVGSLFTTWINIFRNVHHTNICDLITSFLCFLVLIPAKELNERFKSKLKAPVPVELFVVVAATLASHFGRLKETYSSSISGHIPTGFLPPRPPVWTLIPNVALDAIPIAVIGFAITVSLSEMFAKKHGYSVRANQEMYAIGFCNIIPSFFHCFTTSAALAKTLVKESTGCRTQMSGMVTSLVILLVLLVIAPLFYSLQKCVLAVITIVNLRGALCKFRDLPKMWHLSRVDTVIWGVTMAATALISTEIGLLVGVCFSMLCVIFRTQRPEAPLLGWVAESETYESLSAYKNLQTKPGVVVFRFEAPIYYINKECFKSTLYKQTGVNPVWVKAAKKKAEKRKLKEKEEGSGDKQSSIPMDLGSEPVGFHTIVIDCCAVQFLDTAGIRTLKEVCKDYRDIDVHVLLAQCNPSVRSSLLRGEFFKQGEDQLLFHSVHQAVDFALGTQGHGAPKN